One part of the Clarias gariepinus isolate MV-2021 ecotype Netherlands chromosome 24, CGAR_prim_01v2, whole genome shotgun sequence genome encodes these proteins:
- the LOC128512617 gene encoding trichohyalin-like, which translates to MKMKNSALQTDPKEALKSLEHKDQQLEDYKRQIENKDTELRNREKIIEEKDAQLKDTNTTLEKTSKELEERDRALHERDQQLKLKDTQIQETQIQVEEKDNRLVEKEKELNEKNEELKILKERLETNEKTLSERDEVLMETNNKLQHATEQVKEKISQLENMNKLLSEKETQLKNTDKELETSKNKLETLGQELQDEKRQLEEMMIVLEQQKTELTEKNKQLRERERLLTERERQLMERDKQLQEKDKCLTENQQMLQMKDKTLEEKDTLLREVREKLDRTNHMLKENQSQLKEKERQLESVMKELDTSKTKLKEGDKKLQEKEKLLNERTDRTLEENQTQLKDKKRQLESVKNELESSKNKLTERDKQLQEKERLLEEKTKQLQEQTDPESSAPIRRRNSKGGLHPNMSGETQDSAAPIRRRNSTDGHRPTLGGESSSPHSPVSVPVAELRLVLLGRTGSGKSAAGNTILSREERNQAATSTATSTSTQQSESTQGEVAGRKVTVVDTPDWFSPGLPLEKLRHDVGLCVHLSAPGPHAFLLVIPVKQSTGEERGMLEKMEDIFGERCWRNTMIIFNVTDELQKKNIEEFIQSGDQEVQRLVEKCGNRFHCLNIKQSGDGSQVSELLEKIEKMVEGSREKFYSSEIYLETEAQIRVLETKILREREEKRMREEIEVKEKIDKEVQDSLRKMEGIIQEHEGDIRQLNDRTTELERKMKEERDEEKKKELKRELKQEVDRRAEMEEKVKKLKEKRERERREMEERHQQEMEEIREVYEGEVRMDLIKIILPELQRNILASKTKMQEEFNRQMEEKNRELETLEQKLSDLTETQSLRKEVYGKAVSSSESESAAVTGEVSKGIFQTLTDYFVTG; encoded by the exons atgaaaatgaagaactcGGCTCTACagactg aCCCGAAGGAAGCATTAAAATCACTGGAACATAAAGACCAACAGCTGGAGGATTATAAAAGACAAATAGAGAATAAAGATACAGAactgagaaacagagagaaaatcaTCGAGGAGAAAGACGCACAACTCAAAGATACAAATACAACACTAGAGAAGACGAGTAAAGAGctagaggagagagacagagctctACATGAGAGAGATCAACAACTGAAACTGaaagacacacagatacagGAGACACAAATACAAGTGGAGGAAAAGGACAACAGACTTgtggagaaggagaaagaattaAATGAGAAAAACGAAGAGCTGAAGATTCTAAAAGAACGTTTAGAGACTAATGAGAAGACTCTTTCTGAGAGAGACGAAGTGTTAATGGAAACTAATAATAAACTTCAACATGCTACTGAACAAGTTAAAGAGAAAATCTCACAACTGGAGAATATGAACAAACTGCTgagtgagaaagaaacacagcTAAAGAACACAGATAAAGAGCTGGAAACCAGTaaaaacaaactggagacactgggacAGGAGTTGCAGGATGAGAAGAGACAACTAGAGGAGATGATGATCGTACTGGAGCAACAGAAAACTgagttaacagaaaaaaacaaacagcttagagagagagagagacttctaactgagagagagagacagctaatggagagagacaaacagcttCAGGAGAAAGACAAATGCCTAACAGAAAATCAACAAATGCTTCAGATGAAGGACAAGACACTGGAAGAGAAGGACACACTGCTCAGAGAGGTAAGAGAAAAATTAGATAGAACAAATCACATGTTAAAAGAAAATCAGTCTCAgttgaaagagaaagaaagacaactgGAGAGTGTAATGAAAGAGCTGGACACcagtaaaaccaaactgaaGGAGGGAGACAAAAAGCTGCAGGAGAAAGAGAAACTTTTAAATGAGAGAACTGAT AGGACATTAGAGGAGAATCAgacacagctgaaagacaaaaagagacaaCTGGAGAGTGTAAAGAATGAACTGGAATccagtaaaaacaaactaactgaacgagacaaacagcttcaggagaaagagagacttcTAGAGGAGAAAACAAAGCAGCTGCAGGAACAGACAGATCCAGAATCATCAGCCCCCATcaggagaagaaacagcaaGGGAGGGTTACATCCAAATA TGAGTGGAGAGACTCAGGACTCAGCAGCACCAatcaggagaagaaacagtACGGATGGACATCGTCCTACAT TGGGTGGAGAGTCGTCTAGTCCACATTCTCCAGTGTCGGTTCCTGTAGCAGAACTGAGGCTGGTGCTGCTGGGGAGGACGGGGTCTGGGAAGAGTGCAGCAGGAAACACCATCCTGAGCAGAGAGGAGAGGAACCAGGCTGCTACATCTACAGCTACATCTACATCCACCCAGCAGAGTGAGAGCACACAGGGGGAGGTGGCTGGGAGGAAGGTGACTGTGGTGGACACTCCTGACTGGTTCTCTCCTGGACTCCCTCTAGAGAAGCTGAGACATGACGTGGGACTCTGTGTCCATTTGTCTGCTCCAGGACCCCACGCCTTCCTCCTGGTCATACCTGTAAAGCAGTCTACAGGGGAGGAGAGAGGGATGCTGGAGAAAATGGAAGATATTTTTGGAGAGAGATGTTGGAGAAACACCATGATCATATTCAATGTCACTGATGAACTTCAGAAGAAGAACATTGAGGAGTTTATTCAATCAGGAGACCAGGAGGTCCAGAGACTGGTGGAGAAATGTGGGAACAGGTTTCACTGTCTCAACATTAAGCAGAGTGGCGATGGTTCTCAGGTCTCAGAGCTGCTGGAGAAGATAGAGAAAATGGTGGAAGGAAGCAGAGAGAAATTCTACAGCAGTGAGATCTACCTGGAGACAGAAGCTCAGATTAGAGTGTTGGAGACTAAGATCCTGagggaaagagaagagaaaagaatgAGGGAGGAAATTGAAGTGAAGGAAAAAATAGATAAGGAGGTGCAGGACTCTCTGAGAAAAATGGAAGGAATAATCCAGGAGCATGAAGGAGACATCAGACAACTGAATGACCGAACAACTGAACTGGAGAGAAAgatgaaagaagagagagatgaagagaaaaagaaagaacttaAGAGGGAGCTGAAACAAGAGGTAGACCGAAGGgcagaaatggaagaaaaggtgaagaaacttaaagaaaagagagagagggagaggagagagatggaggagagGCACCAACAGGAGATGGAGGAGATCAGGGAGGTGTATGAGGGAGAGGTCAGGATGGACCTCATAAAGATCATCCTGCCTGAACTCCAGAGAAACATTTTGGCCTCTAAAACAAAGATGCAAGAAGAGTTCAACAGACAGATGGAGGAGAAGAACAGAGAGCTGGAGACTCTTGAACAGAAACTTTCAGATCTCACAGAGACTCAGAGTCTACGTAAAGAAGTTTATGGGAAAGCTGTGAGCAGCTCAGAGTCAGAGAGCGCAGCTGTAACAGGAGAAGTGTCGAAGGGAATCTTTCAGACATTGACTGACTATTTTGTCACTGGATAA